TAAATGCATAAGTAACATTTAAATAGACCTCATTTAACTCATCCTAAGAGGATTATTAGGATTTAGTTTTGCTTCCCGTTAAACCCATGCAGGAAACATGAAAACCAAAATAGTGGCTAGTAATACCAAAGTAATAGTATAAACTAAACTAAATTGATATGTAGGGACCAATGATTTTCAAGGATTTTTAAATAGGTTCCTAGTTTGCTTTATTAACTTAGGTCTTTTTAGAAAGTGAGGGAATTCGCTACTGATAACCTTGAATTTGCATATTATATACATAGTAGTTAAATGAACTGGTATTTATGGCTAAAATTGTAGCTTTGAGCAGTTCTTCAGATGCCAGTTATCCTTTTCTAGTAGACATTTAGGAAATCATTATTTTTAATGTACTTTATCACACTGCTTGATCATAAGTTAAAGTTCAAATTATTTCAATTTAACAAGTTAAAGTTCCCTCTAAAGTTTGTAATACATTATTTTGAAGTTCTGCCTGCAATGATCTTTTACTTAATGCTTTTAAATCATCATTCATGTTCAGTTgtctatcttttcttttttctgaagTTGTTCTGGTGCCATACCCATCAAACCCCTTAGTTTAACAGAAGAGTTTTTTCCTTTTGTAGTTTTCATGGCCCCCTTTTGTAATGGGATCAGTTATGCTGGCAATACTTCTTGTCATGAAACATCTGGTATGAATCTATCAATCTATCTCTGATGTTTGGTTAAATACTTATATTACTTATGAATATCCTGCTCATTGTATGATGTTATATATCCAGGGAAAATCGAGGAAATACTTGCGATTCTTGAGGGCTTCAGGTCCTCTTACAGCAGTGGTTCTGGGAACGCTTTTTGTAAAAATATTTCACCCACCATCAATTTCTTTGGTAAGAATCAAATGGATCTTGGTGAAGCTACAAAACTAGATTTAAAAGTTAGACAATAAAATTAGAATCTTATGTTCTTATACCCCTCTATAATTGCTGCGCATAAAATTGCtaaaatatatattctaaaatttcTGATAATTTTCTTCTCGGAAAAACAGTAATAACTTACGTGGTTGATCCTACTGACTTAATTAACTACTCTTGGTTATGACTTTAACCCAAATACACATTGTTCATGTTGGTTTGCATTTTGTTTAAAGAATTGGATATTGGATAATGTATTATATTCAGATTCAAAAACAGAAATATACTAGTTCCTATTTTTCCGAGTTGGTTCCAATTAAAACCTAATTGAACTAATACTTTCAAAAAATATGAATGCTTCTAGTTTTCTTTTGGCATGTATTCAGTTGACAGTGACATTGAAAATGACTTTGAAGCCATAATGATAGTGCATATACTATAGAAATCATGAAACTATCTCCCAGATGTGATTATAGTTTTGTGCACTGAACCAGTAAAATTCGTATCAAATTTTGTTTCgtacattttctttttaattgattttttagaGCTTCTTATCTTTATGTTTTCTTGAAGAAGCCAGCTTTATTGAAGATTATTCTAAATGTTCATTTAACCtgtcaaaatattataaaaactaCTGTTTTAATTCATTGACTAACCCTAAATTTGTTGTGGCCCATTCATTTTCTCTGCTCACCTCCCTAAATTGACTGTCCTAACTAAGAAATCCAGGCTTTGTTGTCTGGTGTGGTCATtcagtttttgatatttttaagtaCTACTAGATGTGAAAATTGCTTTAATCTTCTCTGAGTTACTCCGTATTTTGTTGGCATGGATGTTCTTTTGTGAATGACTACTATGACTAATTTGGGACAGTGATTCACCAACATTTTAATGAAGCTGATATCAATTAAATTAACTTGATAAAggtaattgttttttaaattagGTGGGAGAGATACCGCAGGGCCTCCCCAAATTTTCTGTTCCGAGAGCTTTCGAGTATGCACAGTCCTTAATTCCAACTGCTTTTCTTATAACTGGTGTGGCTATACTGGTAAGATTTCTGTTTTCTCATCATGAATTTTCCTTTAGTTTAATTGAAGTTATAAATTGGTAACTTTGTTCTCAAGTTCACTAAATTTTCAATTTACAGGAATCTGTAGGAATTGCAAAGGCATTAGCTGCAAAGAATGGGTATGAGCTGGATTCAAATCAAGAGGTATATTTCTTTCCAAAATATATTTACATGTACAACTCCCTGATTGTCTCTGTTTTACATAAGTATATCCGTTCAAGTTATGCATCCTCAAAATTTAAGCAATACTGCTCCAACCTACAAGTGGATATGTAAGGGATACCTACCTAGCAGTATTGTCAAACTTCTTCCCCGAAATGGCAGATAAAGTGCCAAGCCTCCATAGGCCGAATCGGCATATAGATGTAGTAGATTTTTGTCTGGCCGCTATAATTCGCCATCTGCCACTGATATATCTGTTCCCTTGGTTTATTCAAGAATCTAATTGGTAGCTAGTTTGCTTTTCTAAAAAATGGCTTTTGTATTGCTGTAGTTAGTTATAGGAAATAAGACAGGTTTCTGTTTTGTTGATAAAAATAATTCTCTGTAACtattcttctgaatgattttgaACAGTTGTTCGGTCTTGGTGTTTCCAATGTTCTTGGTTCATTCTTTTCAGCATACCCCACCACAGGTCAGACTTCTATTTGACTTTGAAACTTACAGTAGGTAGTCAATATTTTGTAGTTGGCCACTTGGCTTTTGGTACCATAGCATCATCATATTTCCATATTATGTTTTACCTGAGAtgaatataaattttgaattgattttttcCCCTTTTAAATGAGTTATGCAGGATCCTTTTCAAGATCAGCTGTTAATCATGAAAGTGGTGCTAAATCAGGAGTATCAGGAATAGTTTCGGGGATCTTAATTACATGTGCACTTTTGTTTCTAACGCCACTATTTGAGAGCATACCTCAGGTTTGCTTCAAGTTTTTATAGGTCATTTATGTCATGTTTGAAAGTGTTTTTTTTCCGATGTGATCCGAGTcagactatttttttttttttaaattggagATTAATTCGATCATTCACTGTTTAATATAATCATTGATTTAAGGACCAAATTGATTTAAGGACCAAATTGTTAGAGAAAGGGCAACCTGGTTGGTTGTATGGAGCTCCTGTCATAATGGCTCAAACAAGGGAAGGGCCAGAGTTATTTTGGATCTTTTGTAGAGAGCCTTACCTTGTATTTTCCAAAGCCTAGTTCCATGGCTCAAACCCGCGACCTCCGGTCACATGGAAGCAAATCTAAACTTTGTGCCAAGGCATCCTTTAATTTAAGAACCTAATTGATGCCCAAAATCTTTTAGAGAATCATCTTAATATGACCCTACACATCTATTGAGTAGTTTGTTTTTTTACCCAATGACATTCAATAGGACATACATTAAGGCTAGCAAAATTATTGAGCTGTTTTCCAATTTCTTTTCATTAAATTCTAAATTTGTATTACTTTATTTCTACTTTGTTACACCGACATAATActaattttgaattttatgtttgcAATCCAGTCTGCTCTTGCTGCCATCGTGATCTCTGCTGTGATTGGTCTGGTAAGCATTGCTCTTTGTGCCGAGTGATTAATTTCATGTCAAACATTGATGAGTgtgtgtaatatatatatatgtggtgGCAAGTGGAAAATTCACAGCTACAAAGACCGCCCTTTTGCACCTATGGGGTTGGCTACATTAATCAATAATCAAATGACGTCCTTACGTCATATCATAAATATCGATAATGATACAACATAAATATGAATCTTAATTTTTTGACTCCGTCGTTATTCAGACTGTTGCGAGATTTTATTCAACATTAGTAACATACAATGGTACAATAATCTAGTTTGTTTTCATTGTGAAATCAGTTACCAAACAAAATTCTAATCGATACTGATAACATACATTAATCTAGTTTAGTTTCTATGCGAAACTTCACAAATATGTTTATTTAGTTTATAGTATTATTCCATTTTATAAAGCATGTGTTTCGTTAATAAATATCTAGCTTGTGTAGAATATTTTGTTGCCTATCTcatttgtttttataatttgcTTATTCACAATCAAAATGACGTATTTTAGAAAACTTGAGTTAGCTTCCATATCTTGTATGTCTAAACTCACTGATCACGTTTGCTCTTGATCAGTTTTACAACATCTAAGCATTTATTTTAACtgttaaacataatttttttcagGTAGATTATGATGAAGCCATTTTTTTGTGGCGTGTAGATAAAAAAGATTTTCTTCTTTGGACCATTACTAGCACTATGACATTGTTCCTTGGTATTGAGATTGGCGTACTTGTTGGGGTGAGTATACGGGGAACTTTGTTTTGTTAATAAGTAATTGTGACATGATTCTCATAAGGGTTTTGAAATTGTAGGTTGGAGTGTCACTTGCTTTTGTCATTCATGAGTCGGCAAATCCTCACATTGGTAAGTTTAGTTGGTAAATTGAGGATATAATGTGTTTGTTCAAGTGCATGAAGATAGATAGATACACATGGTGTAAAATATGTTGGTTTCTTAATACGATTGTTTGTGGTGTGCTGCAGCTGTTTTGGGTCGTTTGCCAGGGACAACGGTTTATAGAAATGTTAAACAGTATCCTGAAGCATATACATACAATGGAATTGTAATTGTTCGTATTGATGCTCCTATCTATTTTGCAAATATCAGTTACATAAAGGACAGGTAACAATAAATGAGTTGTAATTGACATATATCTGATCAAGATTATTGCTTAATTGATTTAGTGTTCTATATCAGGTTGCGGGAATATGAAGTTGTTGTTGACAGCGCTACAAGACGTGGACCCGAGGTAGAAAGAATCAGTTTTGTGATTCTAGAGATGGCGCGTAAGTGCTGCTTAACCTGTGCACAAAGAATCATAAACTGCATTTTCATATTTAAGCTAACATATTTCTGAGCATTGTGGGATTTTAtatcttgattttttttatttcttttattctctCTTTAGTTTTATGGTTGTTCATGCTTTCTTTTATACTATATCTTCTCATAAACTCAATTATTAAAGATGATGATGAAAATTGAGCCTCTTTTGTTCTATGATGTGGTTATGGTGGATGCAGCTGTGACCTACGTAGACTCTAGTGCTGTTCAGGCTTTGAAAGACTTGTATCAAGAGTACAAATTACGGGACATTCAGGTATAGCGAGATTTTTGACTTTTAACGATTGTTTAACTAGAGAAATCATCAGACAAGTCCTTTATTGTTCTTCCCACCAACACACTTTATCTTTTACACTTTGCAGATTGCAATATCCAATCCAAACCCAGATATTCTGCTTACTTTGTCTAAGTCCGGTCTGGTGGAGTTGATAGGCAAAGAATGGTACTTCGTGAGAGTACACGATGCTGTTCAAGTTTGCTTGCAGCATGTTCAAAACTTGAAACCAGGATATGAAAGTTCACAATCATCACGCTCTTCTTCATCAGAAGACAAACCAAGCATGTTCTCACAATTGTTTAAACAGAGAGATAGTCGTACAACTACCGACTTAGAGTCTGGTAATGGAAGACCTCCACTTGCCCCGATCAGAGATTCCCAATCGGAGCCATTGTTGCCAAAAGAACTGCCAAAAGAACGTTGAAGTTCACTTTGTATTGTAAAGATATGTTTTTTTCTAGTTTGGAAAAACCAACTCTATATTATAAAGAGAAAAAAGAACTATTGTAAAAATATGTAGTTAGTCATTCTTTCAAGGTGAAATGAAAGGTAATCAAGCGAGTGTTAAACAATTATGATCTGTAATATTTGATTGGCAAGTTGTTGTAAATTGTAAAATATACTGAATGAAATTCTATGAAAGAATTTTTAGTGTATATACTCTGCTCTGGTATCTTAAAATCTTTATGTTTTTGGCACTTAGAGGGTTAAATGATGCACCCTAATTTCCATAATACTCACCTCCAGCACACCCTGGCTTCATGCCATTGATTTGTGGTTCATAA
The Vicia villosa cultivar HV-30 ecotype Madison, WI linkage group LG6, Vvil1.0, whole genome shotgun sequence genome window above contains:
- the LOC131609028 gene encoding sulfate transporter 4.1, chloroplastic-like, whose amino-acid sequence is MEITSFASHSYSDLPSAAMPSNASGSSRPIRVIPMQHPNAASSSSLPPNVAFSQWTSKLRRMTWLEWLEFFLPCSRWIRIYKWREYFQVDLMAGITVGVMLVPQSMSYAKLAGLQPIYGLYSGFVPIFMYAIFGSSRQLAVGPVALVSLLVSNVLGSVADTSSELYTELAILLALMVGVLECVMGLLRLGWLIRFISHSVISGFTSASAIVIGLSQVKYFLGYDIDRSSKIIPLVKSIIAGADKFSWPPFVMGSVMLAILLVMKHLGKSRKYLRFLRASGPLTAVVLGTLFVKIFHPPSISLVGEIPQGLPKFSVPRAFEYAQSLIPTAFLITGVAILESVGIAKALAAKNGYELDSNQELFGLGVSNVLGSFFSAYPTTGSFSRSAVNHESGAKSGVSGIVSGILITCALLFLTPLFESIPQSALAAIVISAVIGLVDYDEAIFLWRVDKKDFLLWTITSTMTLFLGIEIGVLVGVGVSLAFVIHESANPHIAVLGRLPGTTVYRNVKQYPEAYTYNGIVIVRIDAPIYFANISYIKDRLREYEVVVDSATRRGPEVERISFVILEMAPVTYVDSSAVQALKDLYQEYKLRDIQIAISNPNPDILLTLSKSGLVELIGKEWYFVRVHDAVQVCLQHVQNLKPGYESSQSSRSSSSEDKPSMFSQLFKQRDSRTTTDLESGNGRPPLAPIRDSQSEPLLPKELPKER